One window from the genome of Babylonia areolata isolate BAREFJ2019XMU chromosome 13, ASM4173473v1, whole genome shotgun sequence encodes:
- the LOC143289346 gene encoding uncharacterized protein LOC143289346 — MRSKHFVDISGEVDGYDFATLYAVDTTAKEETRQTRRDVATHASDTFSDKPSFSLQLTSGERLRMSLTGSVTTARRDYDIHTLPHTSQKRDADDVMHVLVTWKDHQNERRDLHDVLEIPDDSSSEARSDPRRSVRYRNATVEIGDFVDRFFIEELNHRRSRWKLGNMSNHQVLQLIILKWSGAASLLSNKTKVGWDLILRLVNVTIMRTDPTWYQLNPNQTIGERLNAICLGTKDRHFDQVTLHTGRTSNPGLVGLAYGTAVCRHRWRCAASRSYRSDYWTELHELGHSLGLNHDGKMHECVNGTDPTKGFMGGNKYHFRACYKDVLARTLPKKTCLFSNYYSNYVKQFN, encoded by the exons ATGCGTTCTAAACACTTTGTTGACATTTCAGGGGAGGTTGATGGCTATGACTTTGCTACACTTTACGCAGTGGACACCACTGCCAAGGAAGAGACAAG ACAAACGAGACGTGACGTTGCAACACACGCTTCAGACACCTTCTCCGACAAACCAAGCTTTTCACTGCAACTCACATCCGGTGAACGACTGCGCATGTCGCTG ACGGGTTCCGTGACGACCGCCAGACGTGATTACGACATTCACACCTTGCCCCACACAAGCCAGAAACGGGATGCTGATGACGTCATGCACGTTCTGGTCACGTGGAAGGACCACCAAAATGAACGAAGAGACTTGCACGACGTACTGGAAATTCCAGATGACAGTT CCTCCGAAGCACGAAGTGATCCGAGACGCAGTGTTAGATACCGCAATGCCACTGTGGAGATAGGGGATTTCGTAGACAGGTTCTTCATCGAGGAACTCAACCACAGAAGAAGCAGATGGAAATTGGGCAACATGTCAAACCATCAGGTCCTCCAGCTGATCATCCTCAAGTGGTCCGGT gcTGCCAGTCTTCTGTCCAACAAGACGAAGGTGGGATGGGACCTTATACTGCGGCTGGTCAATGTGACCATCATGAGAACTGACCCC ACCTGGTACCAGTTAAATCCAAACCAAACGATTGGAGAACGCTTGAACGCAATCTGCTTGGGGACGAAAGACAGACATTTCGATCAAGTGACGCTCCATACTGG ACGCACGTCGAACCCGGGGCTGGTGGGGCTGGCCTATGGTACAGCTGTGTGCAGGCACAGGTGGAGGTGTGCCGCCAGCAGAAGCTATCGCTCCGACTACTGGACAGAGCTTCACGAACTGGGTCACAG CCTCGGTCTGAATCATGACGGGAAAATGCACGAATGCGTCAATGGCACCGACCCGACCAAGGGCTTCATGGGAGGTAACAAATACCACTTCCGGGCGTGCTACAAAGACGTGCTGGCCAGAACGTTGCC aaagAAAACGTGCCTTTTCTCCAACTATTATTCCAACTATG TCAAACAGTTCAACTGA